In the genome of Xanthocytophaga agilis, one region contains:
- a CDS encoding ABC transporter permease/M1 family aminopeptidase has product MGFISVKGGFGGEEVYKNSPYAIAVILSLFSLFLLFGTTVFAVNVVLRDSTHKMDSLVYATSISKFQYLISRFAGLLLPTLFILFMIVMGMLLGLFLVQSAYIGPFHSSYYLYPLLELGIPNILFNTTVIFAVALLTRSSILTYIAGVGVYILYMVASILGNSPMLASSTFKSSQDNFLSVLLDPYGLVAFFGTTRFWSSTQRNTQLLSLEGSFLANRFLWIGLSLLLFALTCKLASFRTLPIRRTKQKPKKDQSYTPTAYNLVLSNTFLPTTQARMFIGQTWLSVKQMFGNIAFIAMLVLWVFYLSIEVSESMTNGAFGISFYPTTSLIVNEILETKPAILILLFYSMELLWHERTVKTDALIDTTPVSNLVLFLSKVATMAFLVVTLIVLNCLTGIGVQLFHNYYTFECSVYLSLLYYSGLPLFFIGLLIIVLQLVIGNKYLGMIVSGCLLLLLITNQIPGVEHYLLRFAQTPTLLHSAFNGFGHYAQAFHWYMGYWSAFMGLLVVIAYTLWIRGEHLSFRTRIQQAQLFSGKWQKSWLLVCLLLFSACGSYIFYQTNKVHNYLSSGEKADYRASYEKKYKQYAALPQPIITDVKTTVDLYPELREYYVKGSYQLQNKTSVPIQKVLVWLDSEVGQCTISLQNVHLIKHDSVFHHYWLQFDKPLQPGQKTTMQFSLKVNRSGFTQFNNENSVISNGSYIELEKYLPLFGYAYHIELENPIERSKRGLTAQKSTSYAALSRPQYYNWVHYETIVSTSKGQKVVTVGNLQKEWQQTGRSYFHYKTDQTIAFSFALSSANYQEAQTHHKGIQIKAYYLPGQSYNVASMLESVRQSLDSYQQAFGPYQHKQLCIAEIPQYRGAATAYPGILFTAETVNFLADYSDGQKTNYSYTILAHEMAHEWWAHQLEPASLPGSKVLTETLAEYSETLLTEKKYGKNRLREYLGNKRDEYFAARGYAGEKEVPLDQVTNQTYVYYYKGAIVMHALKESIGADKVNQALQALLLKHTIPHRQASIQDLLNELYIVSPDSLHSHIDEWFKKIVFYDLSIPSASYHKLADGKFQIDMNINIQKSELSNSKKEVAMKIHEQIPIGVFSCDPDKVADTTEILYLKSHPFHQPTNRLSVIVDKEPHSIVLDPYITFMDKNKQNNVYQLTPKK; this is encoded by the coding sequence ATGGGGTTCATCTCAGTCAAAGGTGGCTTTGGAGGAGAGGAAGTGTATAAGAACTCTCCCTATGCTATTGCAGTAATTCTTAGTTTATTTTCTTTGTTTCTATTATTTGGTACTACTGTCTTTGCAGTTAATGTGGTTTTACGAGATAGTACACACAAAATGGATTCGCTGGTTTATGCTACGTCCATCAGTAAGTTCCAGTATCTGATCTCTCGTTTTGCCGGATTACTTCTACCAACACTATTCATTCTCTTCATGATTGTAATGGGGATGTTACTTGGGCTATTTTTGGTTCAATCTGCCTATATTGGGCCTTTTCACTCCTCATATTACTTATATCCATTGCTGGAATTAGGGATACCCAATATTCTGTTTAATACCACAGTGATTTTTGCCGTAGCTCTGTTAACACGCAGTTCAATACTCACCTACATTGCAGGAGTGGGAGTATACATTTTGTATATGGTGGCTTCTATTCTGGGTAATTCACCTATGCTGGCATCCTCCACATTCAAAAGCTCTCAGGATAATTTTCTCTCTGTCTTACTTGATCCCTATGGACTGGTAGCTTTTTTTGGAACAACCCGCTTCTGGTCTTCTACTCAACGTAATACACAATTGCTTTCACTGGAAGGTTCATTCCTGGCAAACAGGTTTCTATGGATAGGCCTAAGTCTGCTTTTGTTTGCACTCACCTGCAAACTCGCTTCGTTTCGTACACTACCAATCAGGCGTACAAAACAAAAACCTAAAAAAGATCAATCCTATACACCAACAGCATATAACCTGGTCTTGTCCAATACATTTTTACCGACAACTCAGGCAAGGATGTTTATCGGACAAACCTGGCTTTCTGTGAAACAGATGTTTGGGAATATCGCATTCATAGCCATGCTGGTACTCTGGGTATTTTACCTTAGCATCGAAGTGAGTGAATCGATGACAAATGGAGCTTTTGGCATCTCGTTTTACCCAACAACCAGCTTGATTGTTAATGAAATTCTGGAAACGAAACCAGCTATTCTTATTCTGTTGTTTTACAGCATGGAACTCCTCTGGCATGAACGCACTGTCAAAACAGATGCACTGATAGATACTACTCCGGTTTCAAATCTTGTACTGTTCTTGTCCAAAGTAGCCACAATGGCTTTTCTGGTGGTAACGCTGATTGTATTAAACTGTTTGACGGGCATAGGTGTACAACTCTTCCATAACTACTATACATTTGAATGTTCAGTATATTTATCTCTGCTCTACTATAGTGGCTTGCCACTTTTTTTCATTGGCTTACTGATTATAGTTCTCCAGCTAGTGATTGGCAATAAATACCTGGGTATGATTGTGTCAGGATGTCTTCTTTTATTACTTATTACGAATCAAATACCGGGTGTTGAACATTACCTGTTACGATTTGCCCAGACTCCTACCCTTCTACATTCTGCATTCAATGGCTTTGGTCACTATGCTCAGGCTTTTCACTGGTATATGGGCTACTGGAGTGCTTTTATGGGCCTCCTTGTTGTAATTGCCTATACCCTATGGATACGAGGAGAGCATCTTTCTTTCAGAACACGCATTCAACAAGCTCAGCTCTTTTCAGGAAAGTGGCAGAAAAGCTGGTTACTAGTATGCCTGCTCCTATTTTCAGCATGTGGAAGTTATATATTCTATCAGACAAACAAAGTACACAATTATCTTAGCTCAGGAGAAAAAGCAGACTATCGTGCATCCTATGAAAAAAAGTACAAACAGTATGCAGCTCTTCCTCAACCTATCATTACAGATGTAAAAACAACTGTTGACCTCTACCCTGAATTAAGAGAGTATTATGTAAAAGGCAGTTATCAGCTACAAAATAAGACAAGTGTGCCCATCCAAAAGGTTTTGGTCTGGTTGGACTCCGAAGTGGGGCAGTGTACAATATCACTACAAAATGTCCACCTTATCAAACACGATTCTGTATTCCATCATTACTGGTTACAGTTTGACAAACCTTTACAACCAGGACAAAAAACAACGATGCAATTTTCACTAAAGGTAAACCGATCAGGTTTTACACAGTTTAACAATGAAAATTCAGTTATCAGCAATGGTTCCTATATCGAGCTGGAAAAATATCTGCCTTTGTTTGGCTATGCTTATCACATAGAACTGGAGAATCCGATAGAACGTAGCAAAAGAGGCCTTACAGCTCAGAAATCTACATCTTACGCAGCCCTATCCAGACCTCAATATTACAACTGGGTACACTATGAGACTATTGTATCTACGTCAAAAGGACAAAAAGTAGTTACAGTAGGTAATCTGCAAAAAGAGTGGCAACAGACTGGCAGAAGCTATTTTCACTATAAGACAGACCAAACCATCGCTTTTTCCTTTGCTCTTTCCTCTGCCAACTATCAGGAAGCTCAAACCCATCACAAAGGAATTCAGATAAAGGCGTATTATCTTCCAGGACAGAGTTACAATGTAGCCAGCATGCTTGAGTCAGTTCGGCAGTCTTTGGACTCTTACCAGCAGGCATTTGGTCCCTATCAACATAAACAACTCTGTATTGCAGAGATACCACAGTATCGGGGAGCGGCTACAGCCTATCCAGGCATACTGTTTACAGCAGAAACCGTAAACTTTCTGGCTGATTATAGCGATGGCCAAAAGACAAATTATTCGTATACGATTCTGGCACATGAGATGGCACACGAATGGTGGGCACACCAACTGGAACCTGCTTCTTTGCCTGGTAGTAAGGTACTAACCGAAACCCTGGCAGAATATTCAGAAACCCTGCTAACAGAAAAGAAATATGGAAAAAATCGATTACGGGAATATCTTGGTAATAAACGGGATGAGTACTTTGCGGCACGAGGATATGCAGGAGAAAAAGAAGTACCTCTTGATCAGGTAACAAATCAGACCTATGTGTACTACTACAAAGGAGCTATTGTGATGCATGCTCTAAAGGAATCAATAGGCGCGGACAAAGTGAATCAGGCATTGCAGGCCCTACTCCTAAAACATACTATCCCTCACAGACAGGCATCCATACAGGACTTGTTAAACGAGCTATATATAGTTTCTCCCGATTCGCTGCACTCCCATATAGATGAATGGTTTAAGAAGATAGTATTTTATGATCTATCTATTCCTTCTGCCTCCTATCACAAACTTGCTGATGGTAAATTTCAGATTGACATGAATATCAATATACAGAAAAGTGAACTCTCTAATAGTAAAAAAGAAGTTGCGATGAAAATACACGAGCAAATACCTATTGGCGTATTTTCCTGTGATCCAGACAAGGTAGCAGATACCACAGAGATACTTTACTTGAAGTCGCATCCTTTCCATCAACCTACCAACCGGCTTTCAGTGATTGTTGACAAAGAACCTCATTCTATTGTCCTGGACCCTTATATCACTTTTATGGATAAGAATAAACAGAATAATGTATACCAATTGACACCTAAGAAATAA
- a CDS encoding glycerophosphodiester phosphodiesterase — protein MKRIFLVSLICFCTLSSMAQQLTLSGYTYTDDNKIIGIAEDPTKTTVYKKFAVKGPLASAFAIKKNGQLSVRPNTLPANTFWHDVTIEATTAEGKVVTNTFRIVKDQFIRNKVIAHRGAWKKSGTTENSLTALRNAVALGCMGSEFDIHLSADSIPYINHDAAIQGFTIEKTESSQLSQIKLSNGESLPTLLSYLEEGMKQNRTRLILELKPSVVSKERALLLTEKVIAMVRELKAQAWAEYISFDYDVCKKIKSMEPHAKVAYLNGELSPAQLAADHIDGLDYHHSILKKNESWFEEAHQKKQTVNVWTVNEKSLMEWLLQKNVDFITTNEPEMLLEIVQ, from the coding sequence ATGAAAAGAATATTTCTTGTATCTCTCATTTGTTTTTGTACCTTATCCTCTATGGCGCAACAACTTACCCTCTCGGGATACACCTATACAGATGATAACAAAATCATTGGCATAGCAGAAGATCCAACAAAAACCACTGTATACAAAAAATTTGCAGTAAAAGGCCCTTTAGCCAGTGCATTTGCAATTAAGAAAAATGGTCAACTCAGTGTTCGTCCCAACACCTTACCTGCCAACACTTTCTGGCATGATGTGACTATTGAAGCAACAACTGCTGAAGGCAAAGTAGTAACCAATACCTTCCGTATTGTCAAAGATCAGTTTATACGCAACAAGGTAATTGCACACAGAGGTGCCTGGAAGAAATCAGGTACTACGGAGAATTCACTTACAGCCCTTCGCAATGCGGTTGCACTGGGTTGCATGGGCAGTGAGTTTGACATTCACTTGTCTGCTGATTCTATTCCCTACATCAATCATGATGCAGCGATCCAGGGATTTACTATTGAGAAAACAGAATCTTCCCAACTTTCACAAATCAAACTGAGCAATGGAGAGTCGCTGCCTACTCTTTTGTCTTATTTAGAGGAGGGAATGAAACAAAACCGTACACGGCTTATTCTGGAGCTTAAACCTTCTGTAGTGAGCAAAGAAAGGGCATTGCTACTTACTGAGAAAGTAATAGCTATGGTACGTGAACTTAAGGCTCAGGCATGGGCAGAATACATCAGCTTTGATTATGATGTATGCAAAAAAATTAAAAGCATGGAGCCTCATGCCAAAGTTGCGTATCTGAATGGAGAACTTTCTCCTGCTCAACTGGCAGCTGATCATATAGATGGATTAGACTATCATCATTCTATATTAAAGAAAAATGAATCCTGGTTTGAGGAGGCGCATCAGAAAAAACAAACAGTCAATGTTTGGACTGTCAATGAGAAAAGTCTGATGGAATGGCTTCTGCAAAAGAATGTAGATTTTATTACTACCAATGAGCCGGAGATGCTTCTGGAGATTGTACAGTAG
- a CDS encoding HD domain-containing protein — MNFEYLLKQISFIQEIDKLKYIQRKTCLFNSQRKENDAEHSWHLAIMAMVLAEHANEPVDTMKVVKMLLIHDLVEIDAGDVFLFDTAINHTNTHAERLAAERLFGLLPAEQALEFTEIWEEFEAAATPEARFAKSIDRLEPVLQNVSNGGGTWKEHQVSYEKVVQKVQTMARGSETLWSFAKALIDDSVEKGFIQKEH; from the coding sequence ATGAACTTCGAATATCTTTTAAAGCAGATCTCATTTATTCAGGAGATAGACAAACTCAAATACATTCAGCGTAAAACCTGTCTTTTTAATAGCCAGCGAAAAGAAAATGATGCGGAACATAGTTGGCATCTGGCTATCATGGCAATGGTTCTGGCAGAACATGCCAATGAACCTGTAGATACAATGAAAGTAGTAAAAATGCTGTTGATTCATGATCTGGTTGAAATTGATGCAGGCGATGTGTTCCTGTTTGACACAGCCATCAACCATACCAACACCCATGCCGAACGCCTGGCAGCGGAGCGATTGTTTGGCTTACTTCCGGCAGAACAAGCCCTTGAATTTACAGAAATATGGGAAGAGTTTGAGGCAGCAGCAACACCTGAGGCTCGCTTTGCCAAGTCTATAGATCGTTTAGAGCCTGTATTACAAAATGTTTCCAATGGTGGCGGTACCTGGAAGGAACATCAGGTATCATATGAAAAGGTAGTACAGAAAGTTCAGACAATGGCTCGTGGTTCTGAAACTTTATGGAGTTTTGCCAAAGCTTTAATTGATGATAGTGTAGAGAAAGGATTTATCCAAAAAGAACACTAA
- the dcp gene encoding peptidyl-dipeptidase Dcp, whose amino-acid sequence MNLKSYSYLSLAALWLVLAGCNTKPSDAENITTAASGNPFSEPSTLPLQAPAFDKIKDSDFAPALEEGMKQQQAEIQKIADNLEAPTFDNTLVALEKSGQLLNRVNAVFNLLTGANTNPALQKVQEDVASKLAANQDAIFLNTKLFERVKTIYAKRNELKLDSESNYLLSYYMQQFELAGANLSESAKDSLKKLNQEEAALVAKFTNQLLAANKAGGLVISNKAELEGLPDSDIEAAAQSAKDSKQEGKWLISLQNTTQQPFLTLLSNRATRQKLFEASYNRAEKGDTTDTRTTLSKIAAIRANKAKIMGFKNYAEWKLRDQMAQNSEAVNQFLNQLIPAATAKAKREAADMQALVDQQKGGFQLQSWDWNYYAEQVRKTRYDLDENQVKPYFELNKVLIDGVFYAATQLYGITFKERKDLPVYHEDVKVFDVLDKDGSQLGLFYCDYFKRDNKQGGAWMSNLVGQSKLLGTKPVIYNVCNFPKPASGQPALLSVDNVITMFHEFGHGLHGLFANQHYPSLSGTNVARDFVEFPSQFNEHWALDPKIVSHYAIHHQTKQPIPQALIDKIKKAGTFNQGYALTEALASDEIDLKWHTLPAGSTINDVDAFETNALHTTKLDLSQVPPRYRSSYFLHIWGNGYAAGYYAYAWTDMLDEDSYAWFKENGGLTQANGQRFRDMILSKGNTASYASMYKAFRGKDPDIHPMLVSRGLVEQ is encoded by the coding sequence ATGAACCTTAAATCATACTCTTATCTCTCCCTGGCAGCTTTATGGCTGGTACTGGCAGGCTGCAATACCAAACCATCCGACGCGGAAAATATAACAACAGCCGCCTCTGGTAATCCGTTTTCTGAGCCGAGCACGCTTCCTTTACAGGCCCCTGCGTTTGATAAAATCAAAGACAGCGATTTTGCACCGGCTCTTGAAGAAGGAATGAAGCAGCAGCAAGCCGAGATACAAAAAATTGCTGATAATCTAGAAGCACCTACGTTTGACAATACTCTGGTAGCTTTAGAGAAAAGTGGTCAGCTACTGAATCGGGTCAATGCGGTGTTTAATCTGCTCACAGGTGCCAATACCAATCCAGCCTTGCAGAAAGTACAGGAAGATGTAGCCTCTAAACTAGCGGCTAATCAGGATGCTATTTTCCTGAACACCAAACTTTTTGAACGGGTAAAAACCATTTATGCCAAACGAAACGAATTAAAACTGGATTCTGAATCCAACTATCTGCTAAGTTATTATATGCAGCAGTTTGAACTGGCAGGTGCAAATCTTTCCGAAAGTGCAAAAGATAGCTTAAAGAAACTCAATCAGGAAGAAGCGGCTCTGGTCGCAAAATTTACCAATCAATTACTGGCAGCCAATAAAGCGGGAGGATTGGTAATCAGTAACAAAGCTGAACTGGAAGGCCTTCCCGATAGTGATATAGAAGCGGCAGCCCAAAGTGCCAAAGACAGCAAACAGGAAGGCAAATGGCTGATTTCCTTACAAAATACAACCCAGCAACCTTTTCTTACACTATTGAGCAATCGGGCAACTCGCCAAAAATTATTTGAGGCATCCTATAACCGAGCCGAAAAGGGAGATACAACAGATACCCGAACTACTCTGTCAAAAATTGCTGCCATTCGGGCCAATAAGGCAAAAATTATGGGCTTCAAAAATTATGCAGAATGGAAACTTCGCGACCAGATGGCTCAGAATTCAGAAGCTGTCAACCAGTTTCTGAATCAGTTAATACCTGCTGCTACGGCCAAAGCCAAACGGGAGGCAGCAGATATGCAGGCTCTGGTAGATCAACAAAAAGGTGGCTTCCAGCTTCAATCCTGGGACTGGAACTACTATGCCGAACAAGTTCGTAAAACGCGATATGACCTGGATGAAAATCAGGTAAAACCTTATTTTGAACTGAATAAAGTACTGATAGACGGAGTATTTTATGCGGCAACACAACTATATGGTATAACATTCAAAGAACGAAAAGACTTACCTGTATACCATGAAGATGTCAAAGTGTTTGATGTACTGGACAAAGATGGTAGCCAATTGGGACTATTTTATTGTGATTACTTCAAACGGGACAATAAACAAGGAGGAGCCTGGATGAGTAATCTGGTAGGCCAATCCAAGTTACTGGGTACCAAGCCCGTTATTTACAATGTCTGCAACTTCCCTAAACCTGCTTCGGGACAACCTGCATTACTTAGCGTGGACAATGTTATCACCATGTTTCATGAATTTGGACATGGGTTGCATGGCTTATTTGCCAATCAACACTATCCAAGTCTTTCTGGCACTAATGTAGCCCGAGACTTTGTGGAGTTTCCCTCTCAGTTTAATGAGCATTGGGCGCTTGATCCTAAAATAGTATCACATTATGCGATACATCATCAAACAAAGCAGCCTATACCTCAGGCTTTGATTGATAAAATCAAAAAAGCGGGCACCTTTAACCAGGGATACGCGCTAACCGAAGCACTTGCTTCTGATGAAATAGATCTGAAATGGCATACCTTACCGGCAGGATCTACAATAAACGATGTAGATGCCTTTGAAACCAATGCATTACATACTACCAAATTAGATCTGTCACAGGTACCTCCTCGTTACCGATCCAGTTATTTTCTTCATATCTGGGGCAATGGATATGCAGCAGGATATTATGCCTATGCATGGACAGACATGCTGGATGAAGATTCCTATGCCTGGTTTAAAGAAAACGGAGGTTTAACTCAGGCTAATGGACAACGTTTCCGGGATATGATTCTATCCAAAGGAAATACAGCTAGTTACGCGTCAATGTATAAAGCATTCAGAGGCAAAGATCCGGATATTCATCCGATGTTAGTAAGTCGGGGCCTGGTTGAACAATAA
- a CDS encoding DUF4833 domain-containing protein, giving the protein MKFLIIPLFLLSFTLHDKTVDNSLPCICKLQHTFPTPPVSDQTLFYIQRTPNHNTIMYDLNMKKGKLNTEEPVHVYWIRYGENGQKEELSYIQRQFAYGLKSRKLADNRFELSFVSYKKQLLYLEWSALLNRYRIHTTINGKTIDVNKVFLQIEGGSFWVPNVVCVEVKGTDPATGKEVVQLFKP; this is encoded by the coding sequence ATGAAATTTCTTATAATACCCCTATTTCTTCTATCCTTCACATTACACGATAAAACTGTTGACAATTCGCTTCCCTGTATTTGCAAATTGCAACATACCTTTCCGACTCCCCCTGTAAGTGATCAGACTCTCTTCTATATTCAGCGTACACCCAATCACAATACCATTATGTATGATCTGAATATGAAGAAAGGTAAACTCAACACAGAAGAACCTGTACATGTTTACTGGATACGCTATGGAGAGAATGGACAAAAAGAGGAACTTTCTTATATTCAGAGACAATTTGCTTATGGACTGAAAAGCCGTAAATTAGCGGATAATCGATTTGAGCTTTCTTTTGTTTCCTACAAGAAACAACTACTCTATCTGGAATGGTCAGCACTTCTGAATCGTTATCGCATACACACCACCATCAATGGTAAAACGATAGATGTAAACAAAGTCTTTCTCCAGATCGAAGGGGGATCATTCTGGGTTCCGAATGTAGTATGTGTAGAAGTAAAAGGAACTGATCCTGCTACTGGAAAAGAAGTAGTTCAACTATTTAAACCCTGA
- a CDS encoding sterol desaturase family protein, with protein MKKQYVSNSQESTPMFKSPLLEPLSKVHFSVPLFIYIPVIGYFLYQAIAVQHNSISVFLSSLAGGLLLWTITEYVLHRFVFHFEPQSTWGQRLHFIFHGVHHDYPNDALRLVMPPSVSIPLAFGFYWLFKSLLPMNMVPAFFAAFVSGYLFYDISHYALHHLPMKNGFMKKMKQHHMRHHYQDSTKGYGVSSSLWDVLFRSDFDK; from the coding sequence ATGAAAAAACAGTATGTCTCTAATAGCCAGGAATCCACTCCTATGTTTAAAAGTCCTTTATTAGAGCCATTATCCAAGGTACATTTTTCAGTACCTCTTTTTATCTATATTCCTGTTATTGGCTATTTTCTGTATCAGGCGATAGCTGTTCAGCACAATAGTATAAGCGTATTTCTGAGTAGTCTGGCCGGCGGTCTCTTGCTATGGACTATTACAGAATATGTCCTGCATCGGTTTGTCTTTCATTTTGAGCCCCAATCAACCTGGGGGCAGCGATTGCATTTTATCTTTCATGGTGTACATCACGACTATCCCAATGATGCACTTCGCCTCGTAATGCCTCCCTCTGTAAGCATTCCATTAGCATTTGGTTTCTACTGGCTTTTTAAAAGTCTACTGCCAATGAATATGGTTCCGGCTTTTTTTGCAGCATTTGTGTCAGGTTATCTGTTTTATGACATTTCACATTATGCCCTTCATCATTTGCCTATGAAAAATGGCTTCATGAAAAAGATGAAACAGCACCATATGCGCCATCATTACCAGGATTCAACCAAGGGATATGGTGTCAGTTCTTCTTTATGGGATGTCCTTTTTCGGTCTGACTTTGATAAATAA
- a CDS encoding response regulator, with translation MTPASLEKEQLRLYIIDDDELFHIIHTRMLKMWLSDCQIISFTDPVEALHTLTEEFGSQRNSRPPIVPIVLLDINMPCISGWEWLERFTFNLPEWPSLLKIAMLSSSVSPDDVQQAKSHPLLSGYFTKPLTQSLVEKIMHLKEKK, from the coding sequence ATGACTCCGGCCTCGTTAGAAAAGGAACAACTCCGTCTTTATATTATAGACGATGACGAATTATTTCATATCATTCATACCCGAATGTTGAAAATGTGGTTATCTGATTGCCAGATTATCAGCTTTACAGATCCGGTTGAGGCATTGCATACACTTACAGAAGAATTTGGCTCACAGCGTAATTCACGTCCGCCAATAGTACCTATCGTACTATTAGATATCAATATGCCCTGTATATCAGGATGGGAATGGCTGGAACGTTTTACATTTAACTTACCTGAATGGCCCTCTCTCCTGAAAATTGCTATGCTGAGTTCATCTGTATCACCTGATGATGTCCAACAAGCCAAATCACATCCTCTTTTGAGTGGTTATTTCACCAAACCGCTGACCCAGTCGCTGGTTGAAAAGATTATGCATCTTAAAGAGAAAAAATAA
- a CDS encoding leucine-rich repeat domain-containing protein, with protein sequence MANEIKNKVYTIAEGLQEPQKVKALLVKNAKDIVLVHKFPFLEQLQCIWGEETIRWDLIKAEIVRLQSLQELHLVYQQVDNQMIQAILALQQLKVLKLELRQQSRKKIDVSWLSQIGQLVNLTHLSIKRHKLTDLPDSIHQLVNLKKLSLAGNRFTNLPFQAERFPTLEIIGLEANKIAHLPDGFLNFKKLQKLNLAGNPIAKNPLYRDGTPVVQFLNKIKSLPAHLPNIAWAVFTDNTSQIAQASDQDLCALLSIELKAFQQKVHILLNQRLTDLFLSGIQPSETNICLLGNLFFGMKRQALIERLQAQQITVHTKLQPNTTHLVVGENLTQNNISTIYQTSLPFATAEHLRQWLEQLEQPFLKQADDSMAENLRRLLFSGSEDNIKLALQMIATGGIPASILYHVFCMCFYKIWRVYNPAPDLRRVFEQTGPFEMVQLVKKHWQKENKRLVEIFMQEEVIDKKLLFDTAFEMFLTSVDTPPVYDRQTFDPSTQYNDWWKYFFRSLIIKISYKADDLAEYALVQLQKENIFQRIAQHNISLLYPWLETKGKIQKYAASALLQDQTLDIRDSWFSLLSLPIYTPVERLVVYEHTMSGMNKQIIEHLSKIENLKTIEVHKNDINWNIDNVLADWQHYAPHVQILRVHRT encoded by the coding sequence ATGGCTAATGAAATAAAAAACAAAGTATATACTATTGCAGAAGGCCTCCAAGAACCGCAGAAGGTAAAAGCGTTGCTGGTAAAGAATGCCAAAGATATAGTCTTGGTACACAAGTTTCCTTTTCTTGAACAGTTGCAATGCATTTGGGGAGAGGAAACCATTCGGTGGGATCTGATAAAAGCTGAAATAGTAAGACTACAGTCATTACAAGAGTTACATCTGGTATACCAACAGGTAGACAATCAGATGATACAGGCTATTCTGGCACTTCAGCAACTGAAAGTCCTTAAACTTGAACTCCGTCAGCAATCCAGAAAAAAAATAGATGTTAGCTGGCTATCACAAATTGGACAACTGGTCAACCTTACCCATTTGTCTATCAAACGTCATAAGCTAACTGACCTACCGGATTCTATTCATCAACTGGTAAATCTGAAAAAACTAAGTCTGGCAGGTAACAGGTTCACGAATCTTCCTTTTCAGGCTGAACGCTTTCCAACACTGGAAATAATAGGATTAGAAGCGAACAAAATTGCTCATTTACCGGATGGTTTCCTGAATTTCAAAAAACTACAGAAGCTAAATCTGGCAGGAAATCCTATAGCTAAAAATCCTCTGTACAGAGATGGTACTCCTGTAGTTCAGTTTCTGAATAAAATAAAATCACTACCTGCACATCTACCCAACATAGCATGGGCTGTATTTACGGATAACACCAGTCAGATAGCCCAGGCCAGCGATCAGGATTTGTGTGCATTATTGAGTATAGAATTAAAGGCATTTCAACAGAAAGTACATATACTACTTAACCAACGGTTAACAGATCTCTTTTTGTCAGGTATACAGCCATCTGAAACAAACATCTGTCTGTTAGGGAATTTATTTTTTGGTATGAAACGCCAGGCCTTAATCGAACGGCTGCAGGCTCAACAGATCACCGTACATACCAAACTACAACCCAATACAACACATCTGGTTGTAGGAGAAAACCTCACACAAAATAATATTAGTACCATTTACCAGACTTCCCTACCCTTTGCGACTGCCGAGCACCTGCGCCAATGGCTTGAACAACTGGAACAGCCCTTCCTGAAACAAGCTGATGACTCAATGGCCGAAAATCTGCGTCGGTTGTTATTCTCTGGCAGTGAAGACAATATTAAGCTGGCATTACAGATGATAGCAACAGGAGGTATCCCCGCTTCTATCTTATACCATGTATTCTGTATGTGTTTTTACAAAATATGGCGCGTCTACAATCCAGCCCCAGACCTGCGAAGAGTATTTGAGCAAACCGGGCCTTTTGAGATGGTGCAACTGGTAAAAAAACACTGGCAAAAAGAAAATAAACGTTTGGTGGAAATATTTATGCAGGAAGAGGTAATAGACAAAAAGCTATTGTTTGATACAGCTTTTGAAATGTTCCTGACCAGTGTAGATACTCCACCAGTTTATGATCGTCAGACATTTGATCCAAGTACACAGTATAACGACTGGTGGAAATACTTTTTCAGAAGTCTAATTATCAAAATTTCATACAAGGCTGATGACCTTGCCGAATATGCATTGGTTCAACTTCAAAAAGAAAATATCTTTCAGCGCATTGCACAACATAACATAAGTCTTTTGTATCCCTGGCTGGAAACAAAAGGCAAAATTCAGAAATATGCAGCCAGTGCACTTCTTCAGGATCAAACACTGGATATACGAGACAGTTGGTTCAGTTTACTGTCTTTACCCATTTATACACCTGTAGAAAGACTGGTAGTATATGAGCATACGATGAGTGGAATGAACAAACAAATTATCGAACATTTAAGTAAAATAGAAAACTTAAAGACTATTGAAGTACATAAAAATGACATTAACTGGAACATAGATAACGTTCTGGCTGATTGGCAACACTACGCACCTCATGTTCAAATTTTACGAGTACATAGAACTTAA